One [Clostridium] saccharolyticum WM1 DNA segment encodes these proteins:
- a CDS encoding NYN domain-containing protein, producing the protein MSSDYLLVDGYNIIFAWPELKELAETNLDSARTRLQDVLCNYQGYKKCNVLLVFDGYKVRGNPGTVMNYHNIHVIFTKEAETADQYIEKISQQIGRQYQVRVATSDKLEQVIILGKGCTRLSARDLKKEIEETNFEIKKEHLERIPSKKNRLFDNLDPELLEYLEKIRLNKKD; encoded by the coding sequence ATGAGTTCCGATTATCTGCTGGTGGACGGCTACAACATTATATTTGCCTGGCCTGAGCTAAAAGAACTGGCGGAGACCAACTTGGACTCCGCCAGAACCAGGCTTCAGGATGTGCTCTGCAACTATCAGGGCTATAAAAAATGCAATGTCCTTCTTGTCTTTGACGGATATAAGGTTAGGGGTAACCCGGGTACCGTCATGAATTACCACAACATCCACGTAATCTTCACCAAGGAGGCTGAGACCGCAGACCAGTACATAGAAAAGATCTCCCAGCAGATCGGCAGACAGTACCAGGTCCGGGTAGCCACCTCAGATAAGCTGGAACAGGTCATCATTTTGGGAAAAGGATGCACACGCCTTTCTGCCAGAGATTTAAAAAAAGAAATCGAAGAGACAAACTTTGAGATTAAGAAAGAACACTTAGAACGGATTCCTTCAAAGAAAAATCGTCTCTTCGATAACCTGGACCCGGAGCTGCTGGAATATCTGGAAAAAATACGGCTGAATAAAAAGGATTGA
- a CDS encoding MATE family efflux transporter: MSETMDALRPEENKMGTMPVNKLLLTMSLPMVISMLIQALYNVVDSIFVAQIGETALTAVSLAFPIQNLIIAIAVGTGVGVNALLSRSLGEKNQKGANLAAVNGIFVFILSYIVSALLGILFSRFYFTVQTDNAEIISQGTAYLSICTIFSFGVYLEIALERIMQSTGRTIYNMITQGLGAVINIILDPILIFGLFGLPRLGIAGAAIATVIGQIIAMMLLLYFNLTRNPDVDLNMRGFRPHKETITNIYKVGLPSIIMQSIGSVMTFGVNKILLLFSETAVSVFGIFFKLQSFIFMPVFGLNNGMVPIVAYNWGAKNRDRIMKTIRSSIIGSVSIMFLGLIIFQAFPVQLLQLFDASEHMISIGVPALRIISLGFLFAGYCIIIGSVFQALGNGVYSLIVSVARQLLCILPIAYIFAKVFGLHAIWYAFPLAETMSLVLSTILFQRIYIKCIKKL; encoded by the coding sequence ATGTCTGAAACAATGGATGCTTTAAGACCTGAAGAAAATAAAATGGGAACCATGCCGGTAAACAAGCTTTTACTGACCATGTCACTTCCCATGGTTATTTCCATGCTTATACAGGCGCTTTATAACGTGGTCGACAGTATTTTTGTGGCACAGATCGGGGAAACAGCCCTTACTGCAGTATCCCTTGCCTTTCCCATTCAAAACCTGATCATAGCAATCGCCGTAGGCACCGGTGTGGGGGTTAATGCCCTCCTTTCCCGGTCCTTAGGAGAAAAGAACCAGAAAGGGGCTAATCTGGCTGCAGTTAACGGAATATTCGTTTTTATTCTCAGTTATATTGTTTCCGCCCTGTTGGGAATTCTCTTTTCCAGGTTCTATTTTACAGTGCAGACAGACAATGCGGAGATCATCAGCCAGGGAACTGCTTACCTTTCCATCTGTACGATCTTTTCCTTCGGCGTTTATCTGGAAATCGCCTTGGAGCGGATCATGCAGTCTACCGGACGCACCATCTACAACATGATCACCCAGGGACTTGGAGCCGTTATCAATATCATTCTGGACCCCATTCTCATATTCGGACTTTTTGGTTTACCCCGGCTGGGCATTGCCGGCGCGGCCATTGCAACCGTTATCGGCCAGATCATCGCCATGATGCTCCTGCTTTATTTTAACCTGACCAGAAATCCTGACGTGGATTTAAACATGCGGGGCTTCCGTCCCCATAAAGAGACCATTACGAATATTTATAAGGTGGGGCTGCCATCCATTATCATGCAGTCCATAGGATCTGTCATGACCTTTGGAGTAAATAAGATCCTTCTTTTGTTTTCCGAAACCGCTGTGTCCGTATTCGGCATTTTCTTTAAACTCCAAAGCTTCATTTTCATGCCTGTATTTGGACTGAATAATGGTATGGTACCCATAGTTGCCTATAACTGGGGAGCCAAAAACAGGGACCGTATTATGAAGACCATACGCTCAAGCATCATTGGTTCTGTCTCCATCATGTTTCTGGGTTTGATTATTTTCCAGGCGTTCCCGGTACAGCTTCTGCAGCTGTTCGATGCTTCTGAGCACATGATTTCTATCGGCGTTCCCGCCCTTCGCATCATCAGCTTAGGCTTCCTCTTCGCCGGCTACTGCATCATCATTGGTTCCGTTTTTCAGGCTCTTGGAAACGGAGTCTACAGCCTTATCGTATCCGTTGCCAGACAGCTTTTATGTATTTTGCCTATTGCTTATATTTTCGCCAAAGTCTTTGGTCTTCATGCGATTTGGTATGCCTTCCCTCTGGCTGAGACCATGTCCCTGGTTTTAAGCACCATCCTGTTTCAACGGATTTACATAAAATGCATCAAGAAACTTTAG
- a CDS encoding manganese efflux pump MntP — translation MSLLELFIIAVALSMDAFAVSICKGLCMPKMNWNNAVIAGLYFGGFQSGMPLIGYLLGSQFKEAITSFDHWIAFILLGAIGFNMIKESFRKEVEECEASPMAPGNMIPLAIATSIDALAVGVTFAFLQVQIVPAVSFIGATTFTLSILGVKVGNVFGTRYKSKAEFAGGLILILMGIKILVQHLLGL, via the coding sequence ATGTCATTACTGGAATTGTTCATCATCGCGGTAGCCTTATCCATGGATGCCTTTGCCGTCTCCATTTGCAAGGGATTATGCATGCCAAAGATGAACTGGAACAATGCGGTCATTGCAGGCCTGTATTTCGGGGGATTCCAGTCCGGTATGCCCCTCATCGGATACCTGCTTGGTTCGCAGTTTAAGGAGGCCATTACCTCCTTTGACCACTGGATCGCCTTTATCCTGCTGGGAGCCATCGGCTTTAACATGATAAAGGAATCCTTCCGCAAAGAGGTGGAAGAATGTGAGGCTTCCCCCATGGCCCCCGGAAACATGATCCCATTGGCTATTGCCACCAGCATTGATGCGCTTGCAGTAGGTGTCACTTTTGCATTCCTCCAGGTACAGATCGTTCCGGCGGTTTCCTTTATCGGAGCCACCACCTTTACCCTGTCCATCCTTGGAGTTAAAGTTGGAAACGTATTTGGAACCCGTTATAAGTCGAAAGCGGAATTTGCCGGAGGGCTGATTTTAATCCTTATGGGGATCAAAATCCTGGTACAGCACCTGCTGGGTCTTTAA
- the aspS gene encoding aspartate--tRNA(Asn) ligase has translation MEFISGVKEKDTVSMDRIRSGGYEGRTVRMEGSVHTIRDMGEVAFVILRKAEGLVQCVYEEGKTDFDISLLKEESAVRVTGVVSKEERAPYGFEIRLLGIDLLSQPAEALPVAISKWKLNTSLETKLALRPITLRNPMERAKFRLQEGIVRGFRDFLHSQNFTEIRTPKIVARGAEGGSNVFKLDYFNKKAELGQSPQFYKQTMVGVYDRVFEVAPVFRAEKHNTTRHLNEYTSMDFEMGYIDGFEEIMEMETAMLQYTFGLLCEDYEAELQMLKVSLPNVSNIPTVRFAEAKELVAGKYNRKIRNPYDLEPEEEVLIGRYFKEEYGSDFVFVTHYPSKKRPFYAMDDPADPKFTLSFDLLFKGLEVTTGGQRIHDYDTILKKMEARGMNPEDISSYLMIFQYGMPPHGGLGIGLERLTMRLLDEGNIRETTLFPRDVTRLEP, from the coding sequence ATGGAATTTATCAGTGGTGTAAAAGAGAAAGATACGGTCTCCATGGACCGCATAAGATCCGGCGGCTATGAGGGCCGGACGGTAAGAATGGAAGGAAGCGTCCATACCATAAGGGATATGGGAGAGGTTGCTTTTGTGATCCTACGAAAAGCCGAGGGTCTGGTACAGTGTGTATATGAGGAAGGCAAGACGGATTTCGACATAAGCCTTTTAAAGGAAGAGTCTGCGGTCAGGGTCACCGGAGTCGTTTCAAAGGAAGAGAGAGCTCCCTACGGGTTTGAGATCCGTCTTTTGGGGATCGATCTGCTGTCCCAGCCGGCAGAGGCACTGCCCGTGGCAATCAGCAAGTGGAAATTGAACACTTCCCTAGAGACTAAGCTGGCTCTGCGTCCTATTACCCTTCGAAATCCCATGGAACGGGCTAAGTTCCGCCTTCAGGAAGGCATTGTAAGAGGGTTTCGGGACTTTCTCCATTCCCAGAATTTTACGGAAATCCGTACACCAAAGATTGTAGCCCGCGGAGCAGAAGGCGGCTCCAATGTATTTAAACTGGACTATTTTAATAAGAAGGCAGAGCTGGGCCAAAGTCCCCAGTTTTATAAACAGACCATGGTAGGCGTATATGACCGGGTTTTTGAAGTGGCTCCTGTCTTTCGTGCGGAAAAGCACAATACAACAAGACATTTAAATGAATATACCAGCATGGACTTTGAAATGGGATACATTGACGGTTTTGAGGAAATCATGGAAATGGAAACAGCCATGCTGCAGTATACCTTTGGACTCCTTTGCGAAGATTATGAAGCTGAGCTTCAGATGCTTAAGGTCTCTCTTCCCAATGTGTCCAATATTCCCACCGTCCGCTTTGCAGAAGCAAAGGAGCTGGTGGCCGGAAAATACAACAGAAAAATAAGAAACCCCTATGATCTGGAGCCGGAAGAGGAAGTACTCATCGGCCGGTATTTTAAGGAGGAATATGGCAGCGATTTTGTATTTGTTACCCATTATCCCTCAAAGAAGCGCCCTTTCTATGCCATGGATGATCCGGCTGATCCTAAATTTACCTTAAGCTTTGACCTGCTGTTCAAAGGGCTGGAGGTTACTACGGGAGGTCAGAGAATTCATGATTATGATACCATTCTTAAAAAAATGGAGGCCAGAGGCATGAACCCGGAAGATATTTCTTCCTATTTAATGATATTCCAATACGGTATGCCCCCCCACGGAGGTCTTGGGATCGGCCTGGAACGCTTAACCATGCGTCTTCTTGACGAAGGGAATATACGGGAGACTACGTTGTTTCCAAGAGATGTGACAAGGCTGGAACCATAA
- the gatC gene encoding Asp-tRNA(Asn)/Glu-tRNA(Gln) amidotransferase subunit GatC — protein sequence MAHIIDDDMIEYVGILAKLELDHEEREAAKKDMGRMLDYIDQLNELDTAGVEPMSHVFPVHNVFREDVVENGDDRENILKNAPDSKDGAFKVPKTVE from the coding sequence ATGGCGCACATCATTGATGATGATATGATAGAATATGTTGGTATCCTGGCAAAGCTGGAGCTTGACCACGAGGAAAGGGAAGCGGCGAAAAAGGATATGGGCCGTATGCTGGATTATATTGATCAATTAAACGAGCTGGATACGGCCGGCGTGGAACCCATGTCCCATGTATTCCCGGTGCACAACGTTTTCCGTGAGGACGTAGTGGAAAACGGTGACGACAGGGAGAACATCTTAAAAAATGCCCCTGACAGCAAAGATGGAGCCTTTAAGGTGCCGAAAACAGTGGAATAG